GTTCACCGACTGGTTCGCGCAGGCCGTGACGGCGGGACAGCCGGAGCCGCACACCATGTCGCTGGCCACGGTGGACGAGGAGGGGCGGCCGGACGTGCGGATCGTGATGCTGCACGGCGCCGACCCGGACGGCTGGTCCTTCGCCACGCACGCCACCAGCCGCAAGGGCCGGGCGCTGGAGGCGCGCCCGTACGCCGCCCTGGCCTTCTACTGGCCGGTGCTGGGCCGGCAGGTGCGGGTGCGCGGGCCGGTGGCGCCCGCGCCGTACGAGGAGAGCCAGGCGGATCTGCACGCCCGGTCGACGGGCGCGCTGGCGGCGGCCCTGACCGGGCGGCAGAGCGAGGAGCTGGCCTCGGCGGACGAGCTGCGCGACGCCTCGGCCGCCGCGTGGACCAGGGCCCGGGAGAACCCGTCCGAGCCCGCCCCCACCTGGACCCTCTACCGTCTGCGCCCGGACACCGTCGAGTTCTTCCAGGGCGCCGCCGACCGCGCGCACATCCGCCTGGAGTACCGCAGCACGGGGTTCGGCTGGAGCAGGGCGCTGCTGTGGCCGTAGGGCCTCTCGTTTGGATCTTGCCGGGCTCGCGGGCCCTGGCACCGCGCCCTGATCCGGCCCGATCCAAACGAAAGACCCTAGGGGAACGCCCCTGCGGCCGGCCCGTTCACGCCCCGAAGCCCCACACCGTGAAGTCCGCGACCTCGCGGTAGCCGAGCCGCTGGTAGAGGGCGTTGCTGGTGGGGTTCGCCAGGTCGGTGAAGAGGAGCACCTCGGCGGCCCCGGCGGCCCGCGCGGCCCGGCTCACCTCGGCGGTGACCGCCCCGGCGTATCCGCGTCCGCGCAGCCCGGGCGGGGTGTAGACGGGGGCGACGCGCACCTGCCCGGCGATCTCCCGGGTCGCCCCGGCCATCGCGAGCGGCGTGCCGTCGGCGGCCTCCCACAGGGTGACACCGCCGTAGGAGAGGCGGCCGTCGGCCCACGCCCCCGCGTCCCGGCCCGCGCCCTCGCCGATGGCCCGCGCGAACTCCCCGTACCAGCGGATCAGCAGGTCCCGGTCCGCGGGTCCGGCGACCCTCGGGCGGCCGCGCGGC
This Streptomyces misionensis DNA region includes the following protein-coding sequences:
- a CDS encoding pyridoxine/pyridoxamine 5'-phosphate oxidase; translation: MGTDLPALLRSLRVWDAGTTTLPAFDPETAPPTPLPLFTDWFAQAVTAGQPEPHTMSLATVDEEGRPDVRIVMLHGADPDGWSFATHATSRKGRALEARPYAALAFYWPVLGRQVRVRGPVAPAPYEESQADLHARSTGALAAALTGRQSEELASADELRDASAAAWTRARENPSEPAPTWTLYRLRPDTVEFFQGAADRAHIRLEYRSTGFGWSRALLWP